The Caulifigura coniformis genome includes a region encoding these proteins:
- a CDS encoding DUF1552 domain-containing protein has translation MHLPRRTFLKGMGASLGLPFLDAMLPRTVLAGAAAKGAVAAAPTRMAFVFFPNGAIMRDWKPTKAGTDFELPKTLTSLEKHRSDMLVVSGLAHDKGRANGDGAGDHARSCAVFLTGCQPKKTGGADIQAGMSVDQIAAEKYGRETKLPSLELGIESGRQAGSCDSGYSCAYSSNISWKSPSQPMAKEINPKLAFERLFGDSRDAQARAERDYYRKSILDFVATDSAKLNSKLGTTDRRKLDEYFTSIREIEMRIDRASEDRGRLPDQPAPDGIPGTLTEHIRLMYDLMVMGFQTDATRISTFMLASEGSNRTYPEVEVTDAHHQLSHHRNEEEKMVKIQRIDQYLVDQFAYFIDRMKATKEGDKSLLDRSMIVYGSGISDGNRHSHHDLPVLMLGKGNGAVATGRHMQLEGEVPMTNLFLAMLDKVGASTERMGDSTGKLTGLS, from the coding sequence ATGCATCTGCCGCGACGAACTTTCCTGAAAGGCATGGGCGCCTCGCTGGGACTGCCGTTTCTGGATGCGATGCTCCCGCGAACCGTCCTCGCTGGAGCCGCCGCGAAAGGGGCCGTGGCCGCGGCGCCGACGCGAATGGCGTTCGTCTTCTTCCCCAACGGCGCCATCATGCGCGACTGGAAGCCGACGAAGGCCGGAACCGACTTCGAACTCCCCAAGACGCTGACGTCGCTCGAGAAACACCGCTCCGACATGCTGGTGGTCTCGGGCCTCGCCCACGATAAGGGCCGTGCGAACGGCGACGGCGCCGGCGACCACGCCCGGTCGTGCGCCGTGTTCCTCACCGGCTGCCAGCCCAAGAAAACGGGCGGAGCGGACATCCAGGCAGGCATGTCGGTCGATCAGATTGCCGCCGAGAAATACGGCCGGGAGACGAAACTGCCGTCGCTGGAACTCGGCATCGAATCGGGCCGGCAGGCGGGCAGCTGCGATTCGGGATACAGCTGCGCCTACTCGTCGAACATCAGCTGGAAGTCTCCCTCGCAGCCGATGGCCAAGGAGATCAATCCGAAGCTGGCCTTCGAGCGGCTGTTCGGCGATTCTCGCGACGCACAGGCCCGGGCCGAACGGGACTACTACCGCAAGAGCATCCTCGACTTCGTCGCCACCGACAGCGCCAAGCTCAATTCGAAGCTCGGGACGACCGATCGCCGCAAGCTGGATGAATACTTCACCAGCATCCGCGAAATCGAAATGCGGATCGACCGCGCGTCGGAAGACCGCGGAAGGCTTCCGGACCAGCCTGCGCCGGACGGCATTCCCGGAACCCTCACCGAACACATCCGCCTGATGTACGACCTGATGGTGATGGGCTTCCAGACCGACGCCACCCGGATCTCGACATTCATGCTGGCCAGCGAAGGCTCCAACCGGACCTATCCGGAGGTCGAGGTCACTGATGCGCACCACCAACTGTCGCACCATCGCAATGAAGAAGAGAAGATGGTGAAGATCCAGCGGATCGACCAGTACCTGGTCGATCAGTTCGCCTACTTCATCGACCGCATGAAGGCGACGAAAGAGGGGGACAAATCGCTGCTCGACCGGAGCATGATCGTCTACGGTTCGGGCATCAGCGACGGCAACCGCCATTCGCACCACGACCTGCCCGTCCTGATGCTCGGCAAGGGGAACGGAGCCGTCGCCACCGGCCGCCACATGCAGCTGGAGGGCGAAGTGCCGATGACGAACCTGTTCCTGGCAATGCTCGACAAGGTCGGAGCCTCCACCGAGCGGATGGGCGACAGCACCGGGAAACTGACCGGCCTGAGCTGA
- a CDS encoding DUF1592 domain-containing protein — translation MSYRSMPNDVPRADSLCPTNDSFRHRATSASWRMAGSLAVLCGAAAIVALTGGPSDRLAAAAAPGPVAAGGTRPTFDVKGQILPLFEKYCVDCHSGTDPEAGLDLKLMLDGGIAKHRKTWEKAFALVRLENMPPADSEQPTKAERELLSRWMDDSLFYVDCKKPVDPGRVTVRRLNRAEYNNAIRDLMGIDFEPAKDFPLDDVGYGFDNIGDVLTVPPLLIEKYLDASEQVVSRAIVTPESLMVTRTIRGTEFINDKSREVGDGTRILTSNGELIVPVKVDFEGKYTATIAAYADKAGDDPAKMELRQDGKVLKEFEVRRRMNGPGFTCDVDLPAGESKLAVAFTNDFYDAEKKLDRNLYVQSLTLKGPVGAEEELKKRNAQVVRVTPDAKTSQDVAARVNLQSLMRRAFRRPVSSDEVGKYAKFVALATKKGQSFERGMQVALQAVLVSPDFLFRVENIRETDAYGRGILDDYSLASRMSFFLWASVPDDELMRAAGAEELRTERGLAKQVTRMLADKRSASLIKNFAEQWLALRKLRTEDVMPSKDQFPEFNEQLREDMIRETEMFFEEMIRSDRSILTLIDGKYTFINESLAKIYGIEGVKGNDFQRVELKDANRGGILTQPAILTLTSYPTRTSPVKRGQWVLETLLGDEPPEPPPVVPGLEETTKANPNLPMRAQLELHRADPGCKACHKVMDEIGFGMENFDAIGRWRVKDGPNEIDARAQLPSGEHFSGPGELVSILRAREDEFRHCMTEKLLTYALGRGIEYYDRCAIDAITKRLKENGSRFSALVLGIVQSEPFRMTRQADR, via the coding sequence ATGTCCTACCGCTCGATGCCCAACGACGTGCCGCGCGCAGATTCTCTCTGCCCGACCAACGACTCGTTCCGACACCGGGCGACGTCCGCGTCGTGGCGGATGGCTGGCTCACTGGCCGTTCTCTGCGGAGCAGCCGCGATCGTCGCCCTGACCGGCGGTCCCTCCGATCGACTGGCGGCCGCTGCGGCTCCCGGACCGGTGGCGGCCGGCGGAACCCGCCCGACGTTCGACGTCAAAGGGCAGATCCTCCCCCTGTTCGAGAAGTACTGCGTCGACTGCCACTCCGGGACCGATCCCGAAGCGGGCCTCGATCTCAAGCTCATGCTCGATGGCGGGATCGCCAAACACCGGAAAACCTGGGAGAAGGCGTTTGCGCTGGTGCGGCTGGAGAACATGCCGCCGGCCGACTCCGAGCAGCCAACGAAGGCCGAGCGCGAACTGCTCTCGCGCTGGATGGACGACTCGCTGTTCTATGTCGACTGTAAAAAGCCGGTTGATCCGGGCCGGGTCACGGTCCGCCGCCTGAACCGGGCGGAATACAACAATGCGATCCGCGACCTGATGGGGATCGACTTCGAGCCCGCGAAGGACTTCCCGCTGGATGACGTCGGCTACGGGTTCGACAACATCGGCGACGTGCTGACGGTCCCGCCGCTTCTGATCGAGAAGTATCTCGACGCCTCGGAACAGGTGGTCAGCCGCGCGATCGTCACCCCTGAATCGCTGATGGTGACCAGGACGATCCGCGGAACGGAGTTCATCAACGACAAGTCCCGCGAAGTCGGAGATGGCACGCGCATCCTGACCTCGAACGGCGAATTGATCGTGCCGGTGAAGGTCGACTTCGAGGGCAAGTACACCGCGACCATCGCCGCCTATGCCGACAAGGCGGGCGACGATCCGGCCAAGATGGAACTGCGGCAGGACGGAAAAGTTCTGAAGGAGTTCGAAGTCCGCCGGCGGATGAACGGCCCCGGATTCACCTGCGATGTCGACCTGCCGGCCGGCGAAAGCAAGCTGGCCGTGGCCTTCACGAACGACTTCTACGACGCCGAAAAGAAGCTCGACCGCAACCTGTACGTGCAATCGCTCACGCTCAAGGGGCCGGTGGGAGCCGAAGAGGAATTGAAGAAACGAAACGCACAGGTGGTGCGGGTGACTCCTGACGCGAAGACGTCTCAGGATGTGGCCGCGCGCGTGAACCTGCAGTCACTGATGCGTCGCGCCTTCCGGCGACCTGTCTCGTCCGACGAAGTCGGCAAGTATGCGAAGTTCGTGGCCCTGGCCACGAAGAAAGGACAGTCGTTCGAACGCGGGATGCAGGTGGCGTTGCAGGCCGTGCTCGTCTCGCCCGATTTCCTGTTCCGCGTCGAAAACATTCGTGAGACCGACGCCTACGGCCGTGGAATCCTCGACGACTACTCGCTCGCCTCGCGGATGTCGTTCTTCCTGTGGGCGAGCGTGCCCGACGACGAACTGATGCGGGCCGCGGGCGCCGAAGAACTGCGAACGGAGCGCGGCCTGGCGAAACAGGTGACCCGGATGCTGGCCGACAAGCGGTCGGCGTCGCTGATCAAGAACTTCGCCGAGCAGTGGCTGGCGCTGAGGAAGCTGCGGACGGAAGATGTCATGCCGTCGAAAGACCAGTTTCCCGAGTTCAACGAGCAGCTCCGCGAGGACATGATCCGCGAAACGGAGATGTTCTTCGAGGAGATGATCCGCAGCGACCGCAGCATCCTCACGCTGATCGACGGCAAGTACACGTTCATCAACGAGTCGCTGGCGAAGATTTACGGAATTGAAGGGGTCAAGGGGAACGACTTCCAGCGCGTGGAACTCAAGGACGCCAACCGCGGAGGCATCCTGACGCAACCGGCCATCCTCACCCTCACGTCCTATCCCACGCGCACGTCCCCCGTGAAACGGGGCCAGTGGGTGCTCGAAACGCTTCTCGGCGACGAGCCGCCCGAGCCGCCGCCGGTCGTTCCCGGCCTTGAAGAGACAACCAAGGCCAACCCGAACCTGCCGATGCGGGCCCAGCTGGAGCTGCACCGCGCCGACCCGGGCTGCAAGGCGTGCCATAAGGTGATGGACGAGATCGGGTTCGGGATGGAGAATTTCGACGCGATCGGGCGCTGGCGGGTGAAGGACGGCCCCAACGAGATCGACGCCCGCGCACAGCTGCCGTCGGGCGAGCATTTCAGCGGACCTGGAGAACTGGTGTCGATCCTGCGGGCGCGGGAAGACGAATTCCGCCACTGCATGACCGAAAAGCTGCTCACTTACGCTCTCGGGCGCGGAATAGAATACTACGACCGCTGCGCAATCGACGCGATTACGAAGCGGCTGAAGGAGAATGGGTCACGTTTCTCGGCGCTCGTCCTGGGAATCGTCCAGAGCGAGCCGTTCCGGATGACCCGTCAGGCGGACCGTTGA
- a CDS encoding DUF1559 domain-containing protein has product MPVSSSVSRRARAFTLIELLVVIAIIAILIALLLPAVQQAREAARRSQCQNNMKQIGLALHNYESTYMTFPPGTRGGRTFSNAGVKDGINWRTSILPYIDQAPVFNQLDFASSFGAGQTAAQAFANAAGQPSSNIVLSGLVVPGFLCPSSSLEVFPTSYTDHSGVVKTQSATGGGFNNNGRAMGIQYVGIQGAARNFDWIANGNDGRNFDCGHGYSCVQGMLPVNENKSIASCTDGTSNTILVAEQSGLSGSVNGGPGTNRTSNYYGGWSGARQNWVPNSSCTNTSDQWQTGTTCLRWAPNSKFEHAGNSHPYRNNTIINSFHTGGVFVLLADGSVRFISDNIDFQNLKKLAMRDDGQPIGEL; this is encoded by the coding sequence ATGCCCGTTTCTTCGTCTGTTTCCCGTCGTGCCCGCGCGTTCACACTCATTGAGCTGCTGGTCGTCATCGCGATCATTGCGATTCTGATCGCTCTCCTGCTCCCGGCCGTGCAGCAGGCCCGCGAGGCGGCCCGCCGCTCGCAGTGCCAGAACAACATGAAGCAGATCGGGCTGGCACTTCACAACTACGAGAGTACGTACATGACGTTCCCGCCGGGAACGCGCGGCGGACGCACCTTTTCGAACGCCGGCGTGAAGGACGGCATCAACTGGCGTACGTCCATCCTCCCCTACATCGATCAGGCGCCGGTCTTCAACCAGCTCGACTTCGCCTCCAGCTTCGGAGCCGGCCAGACGGCCGCCCAGGCGTTCGCGAACGCGGCCGGTCAGCCCAGCAGCAACATCGTGCTGAGCGGGCTGGTCGTCCCCGGGTTCCTCTGTCCGTCCAGCTCGCTGGAAGTCTTTCCGACCAGCTACACCGATCACTCGGGCGTCGTGAAGACGCAATCGGCCACCGGCGGCGGGTTCAACAACAATGGCCGGGCCATGGGCATCCAGTACGTCGGCATCCAGGGAGCGGCCCGCAACTTCGACTGGATCGCCAATGGAAACGACGGCCGGAACTTCGATTGCGGCCACGGCTACAGCTGCGTCCAGGGCATGCTTCCCGTCAATGAGAACAAGAGCATCGCTTCCTGCACGGATGGAACCAGCAACACGATCCTCGTTGCCGAGCAGTCTGGATTGTCCGGATCGGTGAACGGCGGCCCCGGGACCAACCGGACGTCGAACTACTACGGGGGATGGTCCGGCGCGCGTCAGAACTGGGTGCCGAATTCCAGCTGCACCAACACGTCGGATCAGTGGCAGACCGGCACCACCTGCCTCCGCTGGGCCCCGAACTCGAAGTTCGAGCATGCCGGGAACAGCCATCCCTACCGCAATAACACGATCATCAACTCGTTCCACACCGGCGGCGTCTTCGTGCTGCTGGCGGACGGCAGCGTTCGGTTCATTTCCGACAACATCGATTTCCAGAATCTCAAGAAGCTGGCGATGCGCGACGACGGACAGCCGATTGGCGAACTCTAA
- a CDS encoding DUF1559 domain-containing protein — protein MSSPCSGRRRAKGFTLIELLVVIAIIAILIALLLPAVQQAREAARRSQCQNNLKQIGLALHNYESTYSVFPIGSRGGTLYDQAGTKNATNWRVSVLPYIDQAPLFNQLNFNSGSFSSAPVEANAYLGNEVLRGFVMPAYRCPSSAADLFPTTYLNYGSATVPTPSASFNNGGRGLGIQYVGIQGAAPNFSWTAPKEHFDCDHGWSCLTGALAVNQAKGISAITDGTSNTMLVGEQSGLVRGQNISSNYFGGWMGARNLLVPGAICDSQVVDIWQTGTTCVRFAPNSQTAQNGASAQPYRNNTILNSFHTGGIFVALCDGSVRFISDNVDFQNFKKLAMRNDGQTIGEF, from the coding sequence ATGTCCTCTCCCTGTTCAGGTCGACGCCGAGCAAAAGGCTTTACGTTGATCGAGTTGCTCGTGGTGATCGCGATCATCGCAATTCTGATCGCACTGCTCCTGCCCGCTGTCCAGCAGGCTCGCGAAGCCGCGCGGCGGTCACAGTGTCAGAACAACCTGAAGCAGATCGGTCTGGCTCTCCATAACTACGAGAGCACCTACAGCGTCTTTCCGATCGGTTCCCGCGGAGGAACACTTTACGATCAGGCCGGCACGAAGAACGCGACGAACTGGCGCGTGTCCGTTCTGCCCTACATCGATCAGGCGCCACTCTTCAATCAGCTGAATTTCAACAGCGGTAGCTTCAGCTCAGCACCTGTCGAAGCGAATGCCTACCTTGGAAATGAGGTTCTCCGTGGATTCGTGATGCCCGCTTATCGATGCCCGTCGTCGGCCGCGGATCTTTTTCCCACGACCTATCTGAACTATGGCTCGGCGACAGTTCCGACTCCGTCCGCCAGCTTCAATAACGGGGGCCGCGGGCTCGGGATTCAGTATGTCGGAATTCAGGGGGCCGCCCCCAACTTCTCCTGGACCGCCCCGAAAGAGCACTTCGACTGCGATCATGGCTGGAGTTGCTTGACGGGCGCACTTGCCGTCAACCAGGCCAAGGGCATCAGCGCGATCACGGATGGAACCAGCAATACCATGCTGGTTGGAGAGCAGTCCGGTCTTGTGCGCGGGCAGAACATCTCATCGAACTATTTTGGCGGCTGGATGGGAGCTCGTAACCTCCTCGTGCCCGGCGCTATCTGTGATTCGCAAGTGGTCGACATCTGGCAGACAGGCACCACCTGCGTGCGATTCGCTCCGAACTCTCAGACGGCACAGAATGGCGCCAGTGCACAGCCCTACCGGAACAATACGATCCTGAATTCGTTCCATACGGGTGGAATCTTCGTCGCCCTCTGTGATGGAAGCGTTCGTTTCATCTCGGACAACGTCGACTTCCAGAACTTCAAGAAGCTTGCGATGCGCAATGACGGTCAGACGATCGGAGAGTTCTGA
- a CDS encoding endonuclease/exonuclease/phosphatase family protein → MKLSSRKICPLAFAIGLVVLIGVANGGEHAALPRLRVLSYNIHHAEGVDGKLDVERIAGVIRGCEADVVAVQEVDKGARRSQQLDEPAELARLTKLEHFVFGRTIDLQGGEYGNLVLSRYPIASSRVHMLPNSAGAEQRGVVEAEIAPPQGQPFRLFATHLDFGRKEASEADRQGAIRLVNERVDATRQPAIFAGDFNCVPDSATIRTIRETWLQSNSAEAFTTPVGRPTRQIDFIFLRPESQWKVIEVKVLDEAVASDHRPILATVELLQK, encoded by the coding sequence ATGAAACTGTCGTCTCGAAAAATCTGCCCACTGGCTTTCGCCATCGGCCTGGTCGTCCTGATCGGAGTCGCCAACGGCGGCGAGCATGCCGCGCTGCCTCGCCTTCGCGTCCTTTCCTACAACATCCACCACGCCGAGGGCGTCGATGGAAAGCTCGATGTCGAGCGGATCGCCGGAGTCATCCGGGGTTGCGAGGCGGATGTCGTCGCCGTACAGGAAGTGGACAAGGGGGCCAGGCGGTCGCAGCAGCTTGACGAGCCCGCCGAGCTCGCTCGCCTCACGAAACTGGAGCACTTCGTCTTCGGCAGGACGATCGATCTCCAGGGGGGCGAATATGGCAACCTCGTGCTGTCGCGCTATCCGATCGCGTCGTCGCGCGTGCATATGCTTCCCAATAGTGCGGGGGCGGAACAACGGGGCGTTGTCGAAGCGGAGATCGCCCCGCCGCAAGGTCAGCCGTTCCGGCTGTTTGCGACCCATCTCGATTTCGGCCGCAAGGAGGCCAGCGAGGCGGACCGGCAGGGCGCCATTCGACTGGTGAATGAACGGGTTGACGCGACGCGGCAGCCGGCGATCTTCGCGGGCGATTTCAACTGCGTGCCCGACAGCGCGACCATCCGCACTATCCGGGAAACGTGGCTGCAGTCGAATTCGGCCGAAGCCTTCACCACTCCCGTCGGGCGGCCGACGCGTCAGATCGACTTCATCTTCCTGCGGCCGGAATCGCAGTGGAAGGTGATCGAGGTCAAGGTTCTGGACGAAGCTGTCGCCTCGGACCACCGTCCGATCCTGGCGACCGTTGAACTGCTCCAGAAGTGA
- a CDS encoding endonuclease/exonuclease/phosphatase family protein translates to MFRLTFVFALLSVVHLQAAESPLRVKVLCYNIHHGRGTDDKVDIERLARVIQSVDPDLVALQEVDSGVNRSSQINEPEKLGELCKLTPVFGNNIKYDGGDYGNAILSRWPVARHENHKLQSYYPKEQRGLLEVEVTLPEQRGSLLFFATHFDYRGNSPERLPSAELVNRIIATKGNTPAILAGDLNEPPEAPAVRELARVWKRTNDGELPTFPVDTPKRQIDHILVHPPARWRVVETRVLDEAVASDHRAIFSVLKLAK, encoded by the coding sequence ATGTTTCGTCTGACGTTCGTGTTTGCCCTGCTTTCCGTCGTCCACCTGCAGGCGGCTGAGAGCCCGCTGCGGGTGAAGGTTCTCTGTTACAACATTCACCATGGCCGGGGGACGGACGACAAGGTCGACATCGAGCGGCTGGCCAGGGTGATCCAGAGCGTCGATCCGGATCTGGTGGCGCTGCAGGAAGTCGACTCCGGCGTGAATCGGAGCAGCCAGATCAACGAGCCAGAGAAGCTCGGCGAGCTGTGCAAGCTCACTCCCGTATTCGGCAACAACATCAAGTACGACGGGGGCGACTATGGGAATGCGATCCTCTCCCGCTGGCCCGTCGCGCGGCATGAGAACCACAAGCTGCAGAGCTACTATCCGAAAGAGCAGCGGGGATTGCTCGAAGTCGAGGTGACGCTTCCGGAACAGCGTGGCTCGCTTCTCTTCTTCGCCACGCACTTCGACTACCGGGGCAACTCGCCCGAGCGGCTCCCGTCGGCCGAACTCGTGAACCGGATCATCGCGACGAAGGGAAACACGCCCGCGATCCTGGCCGGAGACCTGAATGAGCCGCCTGAAGCCCCGGCCGTCAGGGAACTGGCCCGCGTCTGGAAGCGGACCAACGACGGCGAACTGCCGACGTTCCCGGTCGACACGCCGAAGCGGCAGATCGACCACATCCTCGTGCATCCACCGGCCCGGTGGCGGGTGGTTGAAACCCGCGTGCTTGATGAGGCCGTGGCTTCGGATCACCGGGCCATTTTCTCGGTGCTTAAGCTGGCGAAGTAA
- a CDS encoding IS630 family transposase: MRFGAGESLSKKVLKAAEQQRPDVAQKRRWWNILVQSKACRRLVFFDETGADTKMTRRYGWGPKSRRVVDHVPQGHWKTTTFAAALRASGVIAPLVLDGPMDGECFLAYVRQFLIPALEPGDLVVMDNLSSHKQSAVGDAIRQAGAEVYYLPPYSPDLNPIEKLFSKFKTLLRTSAERTTEGLWNRIGVLVDEFTPSECLNYIRSCGYTAHES; the protein is encoded by the coding sequence ATGCGCTTCGGCGCTGGGGAATCACTCTCAAAAAAAGTGCTCAAAGCTGCTGAACAACAGCGGCCGGATGTGGCTCAGAAGCGCCGCTGGTGGAACATCCTGGTGCAGTCGAAAGCCTGTCGCCGTCTGGTGTTCTTCGACGAAACCGGGGCCGACACGAAGATGACGCGACGCTATGGCTGGGGACCAAAATCACGCCGGGTCGTGGACCATGTCCCTCAAGGGCATTGGAAAACGACGACGTTCGCAGCGGCGCTCAGGGCCAGCGGAGTGATTGCTCCCCTGGTGCTGGATGGCCCGATGGATGGGGAATGCTTTCTGGCTTACGTCCGTCAGTTCCTGATCCCGGCGCTGGAGCCGGGAGACTTGGTGGTCATGGACAACCTCAGCAGCCACAAGCAGAGCGCGGTGGGTGACGCGATTCGACAGGCCGGGGCTGAGGTGTACTACCTGCCGCCGTACTCACCCGATCTCAACCCGATCGAGAAGTTGTTCTCGAAGTTCAAGACGCTTTTGCGGACGAGCGCTGAACGGACGACAGAAGGACTCTGGAACCGGATCGGAGTGCTGGTGGACGAGTTCACTCCGAGCGAATGCCTGAACTACATCCGTTCCTGCGGATACACTGCACACGAATCATGA
- a CDS encoding IS630 transposase-related protein: protein MPTPYSMDLRRRVVAEVDRGSPPAEVARRFQVTERTIWNWLALRKETGQITPRQGDVGPECVLEPHRERIFKSVQDDPGLTLAQRQRQLGLPGCATTLWNALRRWGITLKKSAQSC, encoded by the coding sequence ATGCCCACCCCCTACTCAATGGATTTGAGGCGACGTGTCGTGGCCGAAGTCGACCGCGGCTCTCCGCCGGCCGAAGTCGCCCGGCGATTTCAGGTCACTGAACGAACCATCTGGAACTGGCTCGCGCTTCGCAAAGAGACTGGCCAGATCACTCCCCGGCAGGGAGATGTCGGCCCGGAGTGCGTTCTGGAACCGCATCGGGAGCGGATTTTCAAAAGCGTCCAGGACGACCCCGGCCTGACGCTCGCCCAAAGGCAACGCCAACTCGGTCTGCCGGGCTGCGCGACCACTCTGTGGAATGCGCTTCGGCGCTGGGGAATCACTCTCAAAAAAAGTGCTCAAAGCTGCTGA
- a CDS encoding Gfo/Idh/MocA family protein: MAKALNLGMIGYGFMGRAHTNGYKRVADFFPDIPFKPVLKAACARDAEKIKAFADQWGYESIETDWRKLLERKDIDAVDICVPNNLHKEISIAAAKAGKMILCEKPLAMNVAEGEEMCQAVEKAKVANTVWYNYRRIPAVTFAKKLIDEGRLGRIFHYRANFLQDWTISAELPQGGAGLWRLDAAAAGSGVTGDLLAHCIDTALWLNGGIADVSAMTEVFVKERKHALTGKTEKVTIDDACSFLCHFQNGSLGLFESTRYARGHKALYTFEINGEKGSLKWDLHDLHRLEIFEYSNEGATRGWKSVHITDGDHPYMGKWWVPGLAIGYEHSFVHQVADFLYSLGSGEPCHPTFRDALETQKVCDAVISSAKDHSWKKV, translated from the coding sequence ATGGCGAAAGCGCTCAACCTCGGCATGATCGGTTACGGCTTCATGGGCCGGGCCCACACCAACGGCTACAAGCGCGTCGCCGATTTCTTCCCCGACATTCCGTTCAAGCCCGTCCTCAAGGCGGCCTGTGCCCGCGACGCCGAGAAGATCAAGGCCTTCGCCGACCAGTGGGGCTACGAATCGATCGAAACCGACTGGCGGAAGCTGCTCGAACGCAAAGACATCGATGCGGTCGACATCTGCGTCCCGAACAACCTGCACAAGGAAATCTCGATCGCGGCCGCCAAGGCCGGCAAGATGATCCTCTGTGAAAAGCCGCTCGCCATGAACGTGGCCGAAGGCGAAGAGATGTGCCAGGCCGTGGAGAAGGCGAAAGTCGCCAACACCGTCTGGTACAACTACCGCCGCATCCCGGCCGTGACGTTCGCCAAGAAGCTGATTGATGAAGGCCGTCTCGGCCGCATCTTCCACTACCGGGCCAACTTCCTGCAGGACTGGACGATCTCGGCCGAACTGCCGCAGGGCGGAGCGGGACTGTGGCGCCTGGACGCCGCGGCCGCCGGCTCGGGAGTCACAGGCGACCTGCTGGCCCACTGCATCGATACGGCCCTCTGGCTCAACGGCGGGATCGCCGACGTCAGCGCCATGACTGAAGTGTTCGTGAAGGAGCGCAAGCACGCCCTGACGGGCAAGACCGAGAAGGTGACGATCGACGACGCCTGCTCGTTCCTGTGCCATTTCCAGAACGGCTCACTCGGGCTGTTCGAATCGACCCGCTACGCCCGCGGCCACAAGGCGCTGTACACCTTCGAAATCAACGGCGAGAAGGGCTCGCTGAAGTGGGACCTCCACGACCTGCACCGGCTGGAGATCTTCGAATACTCCAACGAAGGAGCGACCCGCGGCTGGAAGTCGGTCCACATCACCGACGGCGACCATCCTTACATGGGCAAATGGTGGGTGCCCGGACTCGCCATCGGATACGAGCACAGCTTCGTCCACCAGGTGGCCGACTTCCTGTATTCGCTCGGCAGCGGCGAGCCGTGCCATCCGACGTTCCGCGACGCGCTCGAGACCCAGAAGGTCTGCGACGCCGTCATCTCCAGCGCCAAGGATCACAGCTGGAAGAAGGTCTAA
- a CDS encoding phosphatidylglycerophosphatase A family protein, with product MPPTLADRVILFLAQGCGLGWSRIGPGTAGSLGAVLLAWPLKELLPQPLAYLAMVIVVTCFGVWICHQATRILAVKDPGSVVLDEIAAVLLIYCIVPWTWWTALAGFILFRILDISKPWPIRVLERMPGGWGIMADDLFAGGVVGLVLWTATKMLAAA from the coding sequence GTGCCGCCGACACTCGCCGATCGGGTCATTCTGTTCCTCGCGCAGGGCTGCGGGCTCGGCTGGTCACGCATTGGCCCCGGAACGGCCGGCTCTCTCGGCGCTGTGCTCCTTGCATGGCCTTTGAAGGAGCTCCTCCCGCAGCCGCTCGCGTACCTCGCGATGGTGATCGTCGTCACCTGCTTCGGCGTCTGGATCTGCCATCAGGCGACGCGGATCCTGGCCGTGAAAGACCCCGGCTCGGTCGTCCTCGATGAAATCGCGGCCGTCCTCCTCATCTACTGCATTGTCCCCTGGACCTGGTGGACCGCGCTCGCCGGCTTCATCCTCTTCCGCATTCTCGACATCTCCAAGCCGTGGCCAATCCGCGTCCTGGAACGCATGCCCGGCGGCTGGGGCATCATGGCTGACGACCTCTTCGCCGGCGGCGTCGTCGGCCTAGTCCTGTGGACCGCGACAAAAATGCTCGCCGCCGCCTGA